The following proteins are encoded in a genomic region of Syngnathoides biaculeatus isolate LvHL_M chromosome 15, ASM1980259v1, whole genome shotgun sequence:
- the LOC133513705 gene encoding galectin-3-like isoform X5, producing MNLSDALGDWPSQGGGGQPTGNGARPQQTDQPNRPPWPGASNQPNQPPWPGASNQPNQPNQPPWPGASNQPNQPPWPGASNQPGRPPWPGAPTDPTRNGQQVAGGAGSGGGGWWPGQPPAAGGGPGSSKGTGDWPAPSPGTAADSSVSLSVPFSQKIPDGLRTGSVINIKGTIKPNANKVTVDLCTARELAFHFNPRFNENGKKAIVRNSRIGGRWGNEERNLPRFPFAAGQPFELRIECASDMFKVFVQGSHLLDFRHRLPNVGQIQKVDIYNDVTLSNVSVQ from the exons ATGAAC CTGTCAGACGCGCTCGGCGATTGGCCGTCCCAAGGGGGCGGTGGCCAACCGACGGGAAACGGCGCTCGGCCGCAGCAGACCGATCAGCCCAACCGGCCCCCGTGGCCTG GTGCCTCCAACCAGCCCAACCAGCCCCCGTGGCCTG GTGCCTCCAACCAGCCCAACCAGCCCAACCAGCCCCCGTGGCCTG GTGCGTCCAACCAGCCCAACCAGCCCCCGTGGCCTG GTGCCTCCAACCAACCCGGCCGTCCCCCGTGGCCTG GGGCACCCACCGACCCCACCCGGAACGGACAACAGGTCGCGGGCGGGGCCGGCAGCGGGGGAGGAGGGTGGTGGCCCGGACAGCCGCCGGCTGCCGGCGGAGGCCCGGGCTCCTCCAAAGGGACCGGAGACTGGCCCGCCCCGTCGCCCGGAACAGCGGCCGACTCTTCGGTTTCTCTG TCGGTGCCGTTCAGCCAAAAGATTCCCGACGGCTTGAGAACGGGGAGCGTTATCAACATCAAAGGAACCATCAAACCCAACGCTAACAA GGTGACGGTGGACCTGTGTACCGCTCGCGAGCTGGCGTTCCACTTCAACCCTCGCTTCAACGAGAACGGCAAGAAGGCGATCGTGCGAAACAGCAGGATCGGCGGCCGTTGGGGCAACGAGGAGCGGAACCTGCCGCGCTTCCCCTTTGCGGCCGGACAGCCGTTCGAG CTGAGAATCGAGTGCGCCTCCGACATGTTCAAGGTCTTCGTTCAAGGCTCGCACCTGCTGGACTTCCGTCACCGCTTGCCGAACGTCGGCCAGATCCAAAAGGTGGACATCTATAACGACGTCACGCTGTCAAACGTTAGCGTTCAGTGA
- the LOC133513705 gene encoding galectin-3-like isoform X6: MNLSDALGDWPSQGGGGQPTGNGARPQQTDQPNRPPWPGASNQPNQPPWPGASNQPNQPTWPGASNQPNQPPWPGASNQPGRPPWPGAPTDPTRNGQQVAGGAGSGGGGWWPGQPPAAGGGPGSSKGTGDWPAPSPGTAADSSVSLSVPFSQKIPDGLRTGSVINIKGTIKPNANKVTVDLCTARELAFHFNPRFNENGKKAIVRNSRIGGRWGNEERNLPRFPFAAGQPFELRIECASDMFKVFVQGSHLLDFRHRLPNVGQIQKVDIYNDVTLSNVSVQ; encoded by the exons ATGAAC CTGTCAGACGCGCTCGGCGATTGGCCGTCCCAAGGGGGCGGTGGCCAACCGACGGGAAACGGCGCTCGGCCGCAGCAGACCGATCAGCCCAACCGGCCCCCGTGGCCTG GTGCGTCCAACCAGCCCAACCAGCCCCCGTGGCCTG GTGCGTCCAACCAGCCCAACCAGCCAACGTGGCCTG GTGCGTCCAACCAGCCCAACCAGCCCCCGTGGCCTG GTGCCTCCAACCAACCCGGCCGTCCCCCGTGGCCTG GGGCACCCACCGACCCCACCCGGAACGGACAACAGGTCGCGGGCGGGGCCGGCAGCGGGGGAGGAGGGTGGTGGCCCGGACAGCCGCCGGCTGCCGGCGGAGGCCCGGGCTCCTCCAAAGGGACCGGAGACTGGCCCGCCCCGTCGCCCGGAACAGCGGCCGACTCTTCGGTTTCTCTG TCGGTGCCGTTCAGCCAAAAGATTCCCGACGGCTTGAGAACGGGGAGCGTTATCAACATCAAAGGAACCATCAAACCCAACGCTAACAA GGTGACGGTGGACCTGTGTACCGCTCGCGAGCTGGCGTTCCACTTCAACCCTCGCTTCAACGAGAACGGCAAGAAGGCGATCGTGCGAAACAGCAGGATCGGCGGCCGTTGGGGCAACGAGGAGCGGAACCTGCCGCGCTTCCCCTTTGCGGCCGGACAGCCGTTCGAG CTGAGAATCGAGTGCGCCTCCGACATGTTCAAGGTCTTCGTTCAAGGCTCGCACCTGCTGGACTTCCGTCACCGCTTGCCGAACGTCGGCCAGATCCAAAAGGTGGACATCTATAACGACGTCACGCTGTCAAACGTTAGCGTTCAGTGA
- the LOC133513705 gene encoding galectin-3-like isoform X3: protein MNLSDALGDWPSQGGGGQPTGNGARPQQTDQPNRPPWPGASNQPNQPPWPGASNQPNQPPWPGASNQPNQPTWPGASNQPNQPPWPGASNQPGRPPWPGAPTDPTRNGQQVAGGAGSGGGGWWPGQPPAAGGGPGSSKGTGDWPAPSPGTAADSSVSLSVPFSQKIPDGLRTGSVINIKGTIKPNANKVTVDLCTARELAFHFNPRFNENGKKAIVRNSRIGGRWGNEERNLPRFPFAAGQPFELRIECASDMFKVFVQGSHLLDFRHRLPNVGQIQKVDIYNDVTLSNVSVQ, encoded by the exons ATGAAC CTGTCAGACGCGCTCGGCGATTGGCCGTCCCAAGGGGGCGGTGGCCAACCGACGGGAAACGGCGCTCGGCCGCAGCAGACCGATCAGCCCAACCGGCCCCCGTGGCCTG GTGCGTCCAACCAGCCCAACCAGCCCCCGTGGCCTG GTGCCTCCAACCAGCCCAACCAGCCCCCGTGGCCTG GTGCGTCCAACCAGCCCAACCAGCCAACGTGGCCTG GTGCGTCCAACCAGCCCAACCAGCCCCCGTGGCCTG GTGCCTCCAACCAACCCGGCCGTCCCCCGTGGCCTG GGGCACCCACCGACCCCACCCGGAACGGACAACAGGTCGCGGGCGGGGCCGGCAGCGGGGGAGGAGGGTGGTGGCCCGGACAGCCGCCGGCTGCCGGCGGAGGCCCGGGCTCCTCCAAAGGGACCGGAGACTGGCCCGCCCCGTCGCCCGGAACAGCGGCCGACTCTTCGGTTTCTCTG TCGGTGCCGTTCAGCCAAAAGATTCCCGACGGCTTGAGAACGGGGAGCGTTATCAACATCAAAGGAACCATCAAACCCAACGCTAACAA GGTGACGGTGGACCTGTGTACCGCTCGCGAGCTGGCGTTCCACTTCAACCCTCGCTTCAACGAGAACGGCAAGAAGGCGATCGTGCGAAACAGCAGGATCGGCGGCCGTTGGGGCAACGAGGAGCGGAACCTGCCGCGCTTCCCCTTTGCGGCCGGACAGCCGTTCGAG CTGAGAATCGAGTGCGCCTCCGACATGTTCAAGGTCTTCGTTCAAGGCTCGCACCTGCTGGACTTCCGTCACCGCTTGCCGAACGTCGGCCAGATCCAAAAGGTGGACATCTATAACGACGTCACGCTGTCAAACGTTAGCGTTCAGTGA
- the LOC133513705 gene encoding galectin-3-like isoform X9, whose product MNLSDALGDWPSQGGGGQPTGNGARPQQTDQPNRPPWPGASNQPNQPPWPGASNQPNQPPWPGASNQPGRPPWPGAPTDPTRNGQQVAGGAGSGGGGWWPGQPPAAGGGPGSSKGTGDWPAPSPGTAADSSVSLSVPFSQKIPDGLRTGSVINIKGTIKPNANKVTVDLCTARELAFHFNPRFNENGKKAIVRNSRIGGRWGNEERNLPRFPFAAGQPFELRIECASDMFKVFVQGSHLLDFRHRLPNVGQIQKVDIYNDVTLSNVSVQ is encoded by the exons ATGAAC CTGTCAGACGCGCTCGGCGATTGGCCGTCCCAAGGGGGCGGTGGCCAACCGACGGGAAACGGCGCTCGGCCGCAGCAGACCGATCAGCCCAACCGGCCCCCGTGGCCTG GTGCGTCCAACCAGCCCAACCAGCCCCCGTGGCCTG GTGCGTCCAACCAGCCCAACCAGCCCCCGTGGCCTG GTGCCTCCAACCAACCCGGCCGTCCCCCGTGGCCTG GGGCACCCACCGACCCCACCCGGAACGGACAACAGGTCGCGGGCGGGGCCGGCAGCGGGGGAGGAGGGTGGTGGCCCGGACAGCCGCCGGCTGCCGGCGGAGGCCCGGGCTCCTCCAAAGGGACCGGAGACTGGCCCGCCCCGTCGCCCGGAACAGCGGCCGACTCTTCGGTTTCTCTG TCGGTGCCGTTCAGCCAAAAGATTCCCGACGGCTTGAGAACGGGGAGCGTTATCAACATCAAAGGAACCATCAAACCCAACGCTAACAA GGTGACGGTGGACCTGTGTACCGCTCGCGAGCTGGCGTTCCACTTCAACCCTCGCTTCAACGAGAACGGCAAGAAGGCGATCGTGCGAAACAGCAGGATCGGCGGCCGTTGGGGCAACGAGGAGCGGAACCTGCCGCGCTTCCCCTTTGCGGCCGGACAGCCGTTCGAG CTGAGAATCGAGTGCGCCTCCGACATGTTCAAGGTCTTCGTTCAAGGCTCGCACCTGCTGGACTTCCGTCACCGCTTGCCGAACGTCGGCCAGATCCAAAAGGTGGACATCTATAACGACGTCACGCTGTCAAACGTTAGCGTTCAGTGA
- the LOC133513705 gene encoding galectin-5-like isoform X11 has translation MNLSDALGDWPSQGGGGQPTGNGARPQQTDQPNRPPWPGASNQPNQPPWPGASNQPGRPPWPGAPTDPTRNGQQVAGGAGSGGGGWWPGQPPAAGGGPGSSKGTGDWPAPSPGTAADSSVSLSVPFSQKIPDGLRTGSVINIKGTIKPNANKVTVDLCTARELAFHFNPRFNENGKKAIVRNSRIGGRWGNEERNLPRFPFAAGQPFELRIECASDMFKVFVQGSHLLDFRHRLPNVGQIQKVDIYNDVTLSNVSVQ, from the exons ATGAAC CTGTCAGACGCGCTCGGCGATTGGCCGTCCCAAGGGGGCGGTGGCCAACCGACGGGAAACGGCGCTCGGCCGCAGCAGACCGATCAGCCCAACCGGCCCCCGTGGCCTG GTGCGTCCAACCAGCCCAACCAGCCCCCGTGGCCTG GTGCCTCCAACCAACCCGGCCGTCCCCCGTGGCCTG GGGCACCCACCGACCCCACCCGGAACGGACAACAGGTCGCGGGCGGGGCCGGCAGCGGGGGAGGAGGGTGGTGGCCCGGACAGCCGCCGGCTGCCGGCGGAGGCCCGGGCTCCTCCAAAGGGACCGGAGACTGGCCCGCCCCGTCGCCCGGAACAGCGGCCGACTCTTCGGTTTCTCTG TCGGTGCCGTTCAGCCAAAAGATTCCCGACGGCTTGAGAACGGGGAGCGTTATCAACATCAAAGGAACCATCAAACCCAACGCTAACAA GGTGACGGTGGACCTGTGTACCGCTCGCGAGCTGGCGTTCCACTTCAACCCTCGCTTCAACGAGAACGGCAAGAAGGCGATCGTGCGAAACAGCAGGATCGGCGGCCGTTGGGGCAACGAGGAGCGGAACCTGCCGCGCTTCCCCTTTGCGGCCGGACAGCCGTTCGAG CTGAGAATCGAGTGCGCCTCCGACATGTTCAAGGTCTTCGTTCAAGGCTCGCACCTGCTGGACTTCCGTCACCGCTTGCCGAACGTCGGCCAGATCCAAAAGGTGGACATCTATAACGACGTCACGCTGTCAAACGTTAGCGTTCAGTGA
- the LOC133513705 gene encoding galectin-3-like isoform X8 has product MNLSDALGDWPSQGGGGQPTGNGARPQQTDQPNRPPWPGASNQPNQPPWPGASNQPNQPTWPGASNQPNQPPWPGASNQPGRPPWPGAPTDPTRNGQQVAGGAGSGGGGWWPGQPPAAGGGPGSSKGTGDWPAPSPGTAADSSVSLSVPFSQKIPDGLRTGSVINIKGTIKPNANKVTVDLCTARELAFHFNPRFNENGKKAIVRNSRIGGRWGNEERNLPRFPFAAGQPFELRIECASDMFKVFVQGSHLLDFRHRLPNVGQIQKVDIYNDVTLSNVSVQ; this is encoded by the exons ATGAAC CTGTCAGACGCGCTCGGCGATTGGCCGTCCCAAGGGGGCGGTGGCCAACCGACGGGAAACGGCGCTCGGCCGCAGCAGACCGATCAGCCCAACCGGCCCCCGTGGCCTG GTGCCTCCAACCAGCCCAACCAGCCCCCGTGGCCTG GTGCGTCCAACCAGCCCAACCAGCCAACGTGGCCTG GTGCGTCCAACCAGCCCAACCAGCCCCCGTGGCCTG GTGCCTCCAACCAACCCGGCCGTCCCCCGTGGCCTG GGGCACCCACCGACCCCACCCGGAACGGACAACAGGTCGCGGGCGGGGCCGGCAGCGGGGGAGGAGGGTGGTGGCCCGGACAGCCGCCGGCTGCCGGCGGAGGCCCGGGCTCCTCCAAAGGGACCGGAGACTGGCCCGCCCCGTCGCCCGGAACAGCGGCCGACTCTTCGGTTTCTCTG TCGGTGCCGTTCAGCCAAAAGATTCCCGACGGCTTGAGAACGGGGAGCGTTATCAACATCAAAGGAACCATCAAACCCAACGCTAACAA GGTGACGGTGGACCTGTGTACCGCTCGCGAGCTGGCGTTCCACTTCAACCCTCGCTTCAACGAGAACGGCAAGAAGGCGATCGTGCGAAACAGCAGGATCGGCGGCCGTTGGGGCAACGAGGAGCGGAACCTGCCGCGCTTCCCCTTTGCGGCCGGACAGCCGTTCGAG CTGAGAATCGAGTGCGCCTCCGACATGTTCAAGGTCTTCGTTCAAGGCTCGCACCTGCTGGACTTCCGTCACCGCTTGCCGAACGTCGGCCAGATCCAAAAGGTGGACATCTATAACGACGTCACGCTGTCAAACGTTAGCGTTCAGTGA
- the LOC133513705 gene encoding galectin-3-like isoform X4, translating to MNLSDALGDWPSQGGGGQPTGNGARPQQTDQPNRPPWPGASNQPNQPPWPGASNQPNQPNQPPWPGASNQPNQPPWPGASNQPGRPPWPGAPTDPTRNGQQVAGGAGSGGGGWWPGQPPAAGGGPGSSKGTGDWPAPSPGTAADSSVSLSVPFSQKIPDGLRTGSVINIKGTIKPNANKVTVDLCTARELAFHFNPRFNENGKKAIVRNSRIGGRWGNEERNLPRFPFAAGQPFELRIECASDMFKVFVQGSHLLDFRHRLPNVGQIQKVDIYNDVTLSNVSVQ from the exons ATGAAC CTGTCAGACGCGCTCGGCGATTGGCCGTCCCAAGGGGGCGGTGGCCAACCGACGGGAAACGGCGCTCGGCCGCAGCAGACCGATCAGCCCAACCGGCCCCCGTGGCCTG GTGCGTCCAACCAGCCCAACCAGCCCCCGTGGCCTG GTGCCTCCAACCAGCCCAACCAGCCCAACCAGCCCCCGTGGCCTG GTGCGTCCAACCAGCCCAACCAGCCCCCGTGGCCTG GTGCCTCCAACCAACCCGGCCGTCCCCCGTGGCCTG GGGCACCCACCGACCCCACCCGGAACGGACAACAGGTCGCGGGCGGGGCCGGCAGCGGGGGAGGAGGGTGGTGGCCCGGACAGCCGCCGGCTGCCGGCGGAGGCCCGGGCTCCTCCAAAGGGACCGGAGACTGGCCCGCCCCGTCGCCCGGAACAGCGGCCGACTCTTCGGTTTCTCTG TCGGTGCCGTTCAGCCAAAAGATTCCCGACGGCTTGAGAACGGGGAGCGTTATCAACATCAAAGGAACCATCAAACCCAACGCTAACAA GGTGACGGTGGACCTGTGTACCGCTCGCGAGCTGGCGTTCCACTTCAACCCTCGCTTCAACGAGAACGGCAAGAAGGCGATCGTGCGAAACAGCAGGATCGGCGGCCGTTGGGGCAACGAGGAGCGGAACCTGCCGCGCTTCCCCTTTGCGGCCGGACAGCCGTTCGAG CTGAGAATCGAGTGCGCCTCCGACATGTTCAAGGTCTTCGTTCAAGGCTCGCACCTGCTGGACTTCCGTCACCGCTTGCCGAACGTCGGCCAGATCCAAAAGGTGGACATCTATAACGACGTCACGCTGTCAAACGTTAGCGTTCAGTGA
- the LOC133513705 gene encoding galectin-3-like isoform X2 produces the protein MNLSDALGDWPSQGGGGQPTGNGARPQQTDQPNRPPWPGASNQPNQPPWPGASNQPNQPPWPGASNQPNQPNQPPWPGASNQPNQPPWPGASNQPGRPPWPGAPTDPTRNGQQVAGGAGSGGGGWWPGQPPAAGGGPGSSKGTGDWPAPSPGTAADSSVSLSVPFSQKIPDGLRTGSVINIKGTIKPNANKVTVDLCTARELAFHFNPRFNENGKKAIVRNSRIGGRWGNEERNLPRFPFAAGQPFELRIECASDMFKVFVQGSHLLDFRHRLPNVGQIQKVDIYNDVTLSNVSVQ, from the exons ATGAAC CTGTCAGACGCGCTCGGCGATTGGCCGTCCCAAGGGGGCGGTGGCCAACCGACGGGAAACGGCGCTCGGCCGCAGCAGACCGATCAGCCCAACCGGCCCCCGTGGCCTG GTGCGTCCAACCAGCCCAACCAGCCCCCGTGGCCTG GTGCCTCCAACCAGCCCAACCAGCCCCCGTGGCCTG GTGCCTCCAACCAGCCCAACCAGCCCAACCAGCCCCCGTGGCCTG GTGCGTCCAACCAGCCCAACCAGCCCCCGTGGCCTG GTGCCTCCAACCAACCCGGCCGTCCCCCGTGGCCTG GGGCACCCACCGACCCCACCCGGAACGGACAACAGGTCGCGGGCGGGGCCGGCAGCGGGGGAGGAGGGTGGTGGCCCGGACAGCCGCCGGCTGCCGGCGGAGGCCCGGGCTCCTCCAAAGGGACCGGAGACTGGCCCGCCCCGTCGCCCGGAACAGCGGCCGACTCTTCGGTTTCTCTG TCGGTGCCGTTCAGCCAAAAGATTCCCGACGGCTTGAGAACGGGGAGCGTTATCAACATCAAAGGAACCATCAAACCCAACGCTAACAA GGTGACGGTGGACCTGTGTACCGCTCGCGAGCTGGCGTTCCACTTCAACCCTCGCTTCAACGAGAACGGCAAGAAGGCGATCGTGCGAAACAGCAGGATCGGCGGCCGTTGGGGCAACGAGGAGCGGAACCTGCCGCGCTTCCCCTTTGCGGCCGGACAGCCGTTCGAG CTGAGAATCGAGTGCGCCTCCGACATGTTCAAGGTCTTCGTTCAAGGCTCGCACCTGCTGGACTTCCGTCACCGCTTGCCGAACGTCGGCCAGATCCAAAAGGTGGACATCTATAACGACGTCACGCTGTCAAACGTTAGCGTTCAGTGA
- the LOC133513705 gene encoding galectin-3-like isoform X7, producing MNLSDALGDWPSQGGGGQPTGNGARPQQTDQPNRPPWPGASNQPNQPPWPGASNQPNQPPWPGASNQPNQPPWPGASNQPGRPPWPGAPTDPTRNGQQVAGGAGSGGGGWWPGQPPAAGGGPGSSKGTGDWPAPSPGTAADSSVSLSVPFSQKIPDGLRTGSVINIKGTIKPNANKVTVDLCTARELAFHFNPRFNENGKKAIVRNSRIGGRWGNEERNLPRFPFAAGQPFELRIECASDMFKVFVQGSHLLDFRHRLPNVGQIQKVDIYNDVTLSNVSVQ from the exons ATGAAC CTGTCAGACGCGCTCGGCGATTGGCCGTCCCAAGGGGGCGGTGGCCAACCGACGGGAAACGGCGCTCGGCCGCAGCAGACCGATCAGCCCAACCGGCCCCCGTGGCCTG GTGCGTCCAACCAGCCCAACCAGCCCCCGTGGCCTG GTGCCTCCAACCAGCCCAACCAGCCCCCGTGGCCTG GTGCGTCCAACCAGCCCAACCAGCCCCCGTGGCCTG GTGCCTCCAACCAACCCGGCCGTCCCCCGTGGCCTG GGGCACCCACCGACCCCACCCGGAACGGACAACAGGTCGCGGGCGGGGCCGGCAGCGGGGGAGGAGGGTGGTGGCCCGGACAGCCGCCGGCTGCCGGCGGAGGCCCGGGCTCCTCCAAAGGGACCGGAGACTGGCCCGCCCCGTCGCCCGGAACAGCGGCCGACTCTTCGGTTTCTCTG TCGGTGCCGTTCAGCCAAAAGATTCCCGACGGCTTGAGAACGGGGAGCGTTATCAACATCAAAGGAACCATCAAACCCAACGCTAACAA GGTGACGGTGGACCTGTGTACCGCTCGCGAGCTGGCGTTCCACTTCAACCCTCGCTTCAACGAGAACGGCAAGAAGGCGATCGTGCGAAACAGCAGGATCGGCGGCCGTTGGGGCAACGAGGAGCGGAACCTGCCGCGCTTCCCCTTTGCGGCCGGACAGCCGTTCGAG CTGAGAATCGAGTGCGCCTCCGACATGTTCAAGGTCTTCGTTCAAGGCTCGCACCTGCTGGACTTCCGTCACCGCTTGCCGAACGTCGGCCAGATCCAAAAGGTGGACATCTATAACGACGTCACGCTGTCAAACGTTAGCGTTCAGTGA
- the LOC133513705 gene encoding F-box only protein 46-like isoform X1, with protein sequence MHVKASRSEVRGDAPECAGGRRRPLGAVAPNAEDGGALPDVWAIIRPGHVREKIAIFALDSRQTGSSRGGPLCLNHAPSSRPRKVKGSGDAKRQRRSAGKQSLRRNTGALLLYASARTPAGDEAERRKTSVGAMVAFLEECRASPDHAKLALARTPSPEELESVRVSDVVAKLECLRRLSEGDDPRSWPGRVLRPPSARDGGPTPRSPPSGGGAPLEEAEPLPGLLFPSAPSSPPPGVPSDEPCKASFPSPDLAPPPLAALPQDVLVCVFGLLPTRALAALKCTCRYFKSIIEDYGVRPSDSLWVSEPRYRDDPCKRCKRRYARGDVSLCRWHRKPYCQALPYGPGFWMCCQRSRRDAPGCDVGLHDNRWVPTFDRVAVPVRCKNAED encoded by the coding sequence ATGCACGTCAAAGCGTCGCGGTCTGAAGTCCGCGGGGACGCGCCCGAGTGCGCCGGAGGCAGACGCCGCCCCCTCGGCGCCGTCGCCCCCAACGCCGAGGACGGCGGCGCCCTACCGGACGTGTGGGCCATCATCAGGCCCGGGCACGTCCGCGAGAAGATCGCCATCTTCGCTCTGGATTCGAGGCAGACGGGTTCCTCGAGGGGTGGGCCGCTTtgcctaaaccacgccccctccTCGCGACCTCGGAAGGTAAAGGGCAGCGGCGACGCCAAGCGTCAGAGGAGGTCTGCGGGTAAACAGAGCCTCCGGCGGAACACGGGCGCGCTGCTCCTCTACGCCTCCGCCCGGACTCCGGCGGGTGACGAGGCGGAGCGGAGGAAGACGTCGGTGGGCGCCATGGTGGCGTTCCTGGAGGAGTGCCGCGCCAGCCCGGATCACGCCAAGCTCGCGCTTGCCAGAACGCCGTCTCCGGAGGAGCTGGAGAGCGTGCGGGTGTCGGACGTGGTCGCCAAGCTCGAGTGTCTACGGCGACTGAGCGAGGGGGACGACCCGAGGAGCTGGCCCGGGCGAGTCCTACGCCCACCTTCCGCCCGAGACGGCGGCCCGACGCCCCGATCTCCCCCCTCAGGCGGCGGCGCACCTCTTGAGGAGGCGGAACCTCTCCCTGGCTTGTTGTTCCCGTCAGCGCCGTCGTCGCCTCCGCCGGGCGTCCCGTCAGACGAGCCGTGTAAAGCGTCCTTCCCGTCGCCCGATCTCGCCCCCCCTCCGCTGGCCGCGTTACCGCAGGACGTGCTGGTGTGCGTCTTCGGGCTGCTGCCCACCCGCGCGCTGGCCGCCCTCAAGTGCACGTGTCGCTATTTCAAGTCCATAATCGAGGACTACGGCGTCCGACCCTCCGACTCCCTGTGGGTGTCGGAGCCCCGTTACCGCGACGACCCCTGCAAGCGCTGCAAGCGGCGCTACGCCCGCGGCGACGTTTCCCTGTGCCGTTGGCACCGCAAGCCGTACTGCCAGGCGCTCCCGTACGGTCCCGGGTTCTGGATGTGCTGCCAGAGGTCGCGCAGGGACGCCCCCGGGTGCGACGTGGGTCTCCACGACAACCGCTGGGTGCCGACCTTTGACCGCGTCGCCGTCCCCGTTCGCTGCAAGAATGCTGAAGACTGA